A single Microbacterium protaetiae DNA region contains:
- a CDS encoding MarR family winged helix-turn-helix transcriptional regulator yields MSDASPDPADVIAAALARLRARRLPPPGAGGGRHHGDPSHGDLHRGIHADMHQRGRRGIPDPFDPRTMPAPGMPWSGAHGRFGGPARVRLLEALAAASTPLSVSELAERIGVDQPRASRLVQQCVGLGFVRREADPDDARRTRIVLTEQGNAVISGFRGNRRAAIEDALAEFTDAERAELARLLTKLADSWGR; encoded by the coding sequence ATGTCTGATGCATCGCCCGATCCTGCCGACGTCATCGCCGCAGCGCTCGCCCGGCTGCGGGCACGTCGCCTTCCGCCTCCGGGCGCCGGCGGCGGAAGGCATCACGGTGACCCGAGCCACGGCGACCTCCACCGCGGCATCCATGCCGACATGCACCAACGGGGGCGCCGCGGCATTCCCGACCCGTTCGATCCGCGCACAATGCCGGCACCGGGAATGCCCTGGTCGGGGGCACACGGACGTTTCGGCGGGCCCGCGCGTGTGCGTCTGCTCGAGGCGCTGGCCGCGGCATCCACACCCCTCTCGGTCAGCGAACTCGCCGAACGGATCGGGGTCGATCAGCCCCGGGCATCCCGGCTCGTGCAGCAGTGTGTGGGTCTCGGGTTCGTGCGCCGTGAGGCCGATCCCGACGACGCCCGGCGCACGCGCATCGTGCTGACCGAGCAGGGGAACGCCGTCATCAGCGGGTTCCGCGGCAACCGCCGCGCGGCGATCGAAGACGCCCTCGCCGAGTTCACTGACGCCGAGCGGGCGGAGCTGGCGCGGCTGCTGACCAAGCTCGCCGACTCGTGGGGGCGGTGA
- a CDS encoding MarR family winged helix-turn-helix transcriptional regulator has translation MNTTPEQGASTPEEGSTPTDPRPLGAWLRLVDRLIAREFASALEGADLTRRDWMLLNAAAGTVEAPWMADRLTPGGKRVARLARRGWIAREGDTWKVTDEGRSALDRLTEKVEAVRAKVTGTLSDDEFAQLKGSLESIARGLGWDESQPLPPRRGRRGARRGARPNGDERGAGWGPYGRGHGFGGYGREFGERRRGHDPRGAYQRGWNARERRIGEAGGDFDARAEFEHGFGPGRRGFGPGHHAYLREEFERRHHGRGMRNPRSAEGAYERGFAAGFTAANARPAASTPPVD, from the coding sequence ATGAACACCACACCTGAACAGGGCGCATCGACGCCCGAAGAAGGTTCCACTCCCACCGATCCCCGACCGCTGGGCGCCTGGCTGCGCCTGGTCGACCGGCTGATCGCTCGCGAGTTCGCCTCGGCGCTTGAGGGCGCCGACCTCACCCGCCGCGACTGGATGCTGCTCAACGCAGCAGCCGGCACGGTCGAGGCCCCCTGGATGGCCGATCGGCTCACCCCGGGCGGCAAGCGTGTCGCCCGACTGGCCCGCCGCGGCTGGATCGCGCGCGAAGGCGACACCTGGAAGGTCACCGACGAGGGCCGCAGCGCGCTCGATCGTCTCACCGAGAAGGTCGAGGCCGTACGCGCGAAGGTCACCGGCACGCTCTCTGACGACGAGTTCGCTCAGCTGAAGGGCTCGCTCGAGTCCATCGCGCGCGGCCTGGGCTGGGACGAATCCCAGCCGCTGCCGCCGCGCCGTGGGCGCCGCGGTGCCCGGCGCGGTGCACGCCCGAACGGCGACGAGCGCGGCGCCGGCTGGGGACCCTATGGTCGCGGTCACGGATTCGGCGGCTACGGCCGCGAGTTCGGCGAGCGCCGCCGTGGGCATGACCCGCGCGGTGCCTACCAGCGCGGGTGGAACGCCCGCGAACGCCGGATCGGCGAGGCCGGAGGGGACTTCGACGCGCGCGCCGAGTTCGAGCATGGCTTCGGACCTGGCCGCCGTGGATTCGGTCCCGGCCACCACGCGTACCTGCGCGAAGAGTTCGAGCGCCGTCACCACGGCCGCGGCATGCGCAACCCGCGCAGTGCCGAGGGCGCGTACGAGCGCGGCTTCGCGGCCGGTTTCACCGCCGCGAACGCTCGGCCCGCAGCATCCACTCCCCCGGTCGACTGA
- a CDS encoding winged helix-turn-helix transcriptional regulator: protein MEACPTGTHDVHNVYAAQCPCRALLELLANKWTALAIGALEAGPMRFGALKQLLAGVSPKVLTQTLRRLEDSGMVARTVYPAVPAHVEYELTALGRSVSEPLRGLRVWVEHHLDDVVGENRDRDLTLLES from the coding sequence GTGGAAGCCTGTCCGACCGGAACGCACGATGTGCACAACGTGTACGCGGCGCAGTGTCCCTGCCGTGCCCTGCTCGAACTGCTCGCGAACAAGTGGACGGCGCTGGCGATCGGGGCCCTGGAAGCGGGGCCGATGCGCTTCGGAGCGCTCAAGCAGCTGCTGGCCGGAGTGAGTCCCAAGGTGCTCACCCAGACGCTGCGGCGACTCGAAGACTCCGGCATGGTCGCTCGCACGGTGTACCCGGCGGTTCCCGCTCATGTCGAGTACGAGCTCACCGCGCTGGGTCGAAGCGTCTCTGAGCCGCTGCGCGGTCTGCGCGTGTGGGTCGAGCACCACCTCGACGACGTCGTGGGTGAGAACCGCGACCGCGACCTGACTCTGCTCGAGAGCTGA
- a CDS encoding NADP-dependent oxidoreductase, with protein MTDDTMRAIRQDAFGPSSVLHIAEVAVPVPLPTEVRVRVHAAGVNPVDWKTRAGGGVSGVPRPLPFTVGWDVSGVVDAVGFGVTTLKPGDEVFGMPWFPREAGAYAEYVTAPSRHFARKPRTIGHMDAAALPLASLTAWQAIVDTAGVEAGQRVLIHAAAGGVGHLAVQIAVARGAHVIGTASGAREEFVRGLGAEEFVDYRSARFDEQLDDVDVVIDLVGDVAQTGVPSIGILTPGGLYIGVPGGISPEVAAAAEARGVRTTGILVEPDHTALAAIAELVDAGRLRVAVEQTFPLEQAGAAHDAVATGHTQGKIVLEVAR; from the coding sequence ATGACCGACGACACGATGCGGGCGATCAGGCAAGACGCCTTCGGGCCCTCTTCGGTGCTGCATATCGCCGAGGTCGCCGTCCCCGTGCCGCTGCCCACCGAGGTGCGCGTGCGCGTGCACGCGGCCGGGGTCAACCCCGTCGATTGGAAGACCCGCGCCGGCGGGGGCGTGTCGGGGGTTCCGCGGCCTCTTCCGTTCACCGTGGGATGGGATGTCTCGGGTGTGGTCGACGCGGTGGGCTTCGGGGTGACCACACTCAAGCCCGGCGACGAGGTCTTCGGCATGCCGTGGTTCCCGCGCGAGGCCGGCGCCTACGCCGAGTACGTCACCGCGCCGTCGCGGCACTTCGCCCGCAAGCCGCGCACCATCGGGCATATGGATGCCGCGGCCCTGCCGCTTGCCTCGCTCACCGCCTGGCAGGCCATCGTCGACACCGCCGGCGTCGAAGCCGGGCAGCGCGTGCTCATCCACGCCGCCGCCGGCGGGGTCGGGCATCTCGCCGTGCAGATCGCCGTCGCCCGTGGCGCCCATGTGATCGGCACCGCCAGCGGCGCCCGTGAGGAGTTCGTGCGCGGGCTCGGCGCTGAAGAGTTCGTCGACTACCGCTCCGCGCGCTTCGACGAGCAGCTCGACGACGTCGACGTGGTCATCGATCTGGTGGGCGATGTCGCACAGACCGGGGTGCCCTCCATCGGCATCCTCACCCCCGGCGGCCTCTACATCGGGGTGCCCGGTGGGATCAGCCCCGAGGTGGCGGCCGCCGCCGAGGCACGCGGTGTGCGCACCACCGGCATCCTGGTCGAGCCCGACCACACCGCCCTCGCCGCGATCGCCGAACTGGTCGACGCGGGCAGGCTGCGCGTGGCCGTCGAGCAGACGTTCCCGCTCGAGCAGGCCGGGGCCGCGCACGACGCAGTGGCCACCGGACACACGCAGGGCAAGATCGTGCTCGAGGTCGCACGATGA
- a CDS encoding NIPSNAP family protein, whose translation MTGRLVEIRRYVAFPGRRAELADIMDRVVIPFVRARGVEVTGSLLVEDDDDAYIWIRAFHDESDRERAYAAIYQDPEWIDTIGPAVKELMDVERAVITTATTTA comes from the coding sequence ATGACCGGCCGGCTCGTCGAGATCCGCCGATACGTCGCATTTCCGGGTCGGCGTGCCGAGCTTGCCGACATCATGGATCGGGTCGTCATTCCCTTCGTCCGGGCCCGCGGGGTCGAGGTGACCGGCTCGCTGCTGGTCGAAGACGATGACGACGCGTACATCTGGATTCGCGCCTTCCACGACGAGAGCGACCGCGAGCGCGCCTACGCCGCCATCTACCAAGACCCGGAGTGGATCGACACGATCGGGCCGGCGGTGAAAGAGCTGATGGACGTGGAGCGGGCCGTCATCACCACCGCGACGACCACAGCCTGA
- a CDS encoding sirohydrochlorin chelatase, which yields MPALLAVSHGTSSVRGAAAIAALVDGVAARLPGIEVRAAFVDVQQPDAASAVRATGGPLVVVPLLLSTGFHVRVDLQTAVAGRPDAVVAPPLGPDARLAQVLADRIPDHRPVILAAAGSREPASAPACERAAALLRERVDAPVHLAYLAARTPTLPDVAARHPDALVVPYLLAHGFFHDLATRQAPGHTVTAPLLDGQEVPDALIDLVVARFTAAAADHRSTPQ from the coding sequence ATGCCCGCCCTGCTCGCCGTCTCGCACGGCACCTCCTCGGTGCGGGGGGCGGCTGCGATCGCCGCGCTGGTCGACGGCGTCGCCGCACGTCTTCCCGGCATCGAGGTGCGGGCCGCTTTCGTCGACGTGCAGCAGCCGGATGCCGCATCCGCGGTACGAGCGACCGGGGGGCCGCTCGTCGTGGTGCCGCTGCTGCTGTCGACGGGGTTCCATGTGCGCGTCGACCTGCAGACGGCCGTGGCCGGACGGCCGGATGCCGTGGTCGCGCCGCCGCTGGGACCAGACGCCCGCCTGGCCCAGGTGCTCGCCGATCGCATCCCCGACCATCGGCCGGTGATCCTCGCGGCCGCGGGATCGCGCGAGCCCGCATCGGCCCCGGCATGCGAGCGGGCCGCCGCCCTGCTGCGCGAACGCGTCGACGCCCCCGTGCACCTGGCATATCTGGCCGCCCGCACGCCGACGCTGCCCGATGTCGCGGCGCGACATCCCGATGCACTCGTGGTTCCCTACCTGCTCGCGCACGGCTTCTTCCACGACCTGGCCACGCGTCAGGCGCCTGGCCACACCGTGACCGCGCCGCTGCTTGACGGGCAGGAGGTGCCCGACGCGCTCATCGACCTCGTCGTCGCCCGGTTCACCGCCGCCGCGGCAGATCACCGCAGCACACCACAGTGA
- a CDS encoding nitrite/sulfite reductase codes for MDTTTTTAPTGAGTVRGARTRTSRAPQKPNAQWKIDGTTPQNPVEAFKLEDDGLNVRRRIEEVYAKQGFDSIAGDDLHGRFRWWGLYTQRKPGIDGGRTAQLEPHELEDRYFMMRIRIDGGQLTTEQLRVIGGISTEFARDVADVTDRQNVQLHWVRIEDVPEIWRRLEAVGLQTTEACGDVPRAFLASPVAGIAADELIDPTPQLRGIVDTYIGDPSVSNLPRKYKTAITGHPSQDVVHEINDCSFVAVEHPELGIGYDLWVGGALAAVPRLGERLGAFVPPERVVEVWYGVTRLFRDYGYRRLRNKARMKFLLADWGPEKLRNVLETEYLDAPLPDGPAAPEPVGAPDHVGVHKQKDGRYFIGASTLVGRVSGSTLTAVAELAEANGSRRVRTTAFQKILVLDVPEERVDAVTAGLEELDLSVHPSMFRRATMACTGIEFCKLAIVETKVNAAQAITQLEQRLGDLEPEIGRPITLHVNGCPNSCARIQVADIGLKGQLITDAAGNQVPGYQVHLGGGLATEGRPEAGLGRTVRGLKVPADGIADYAERVIRRYLADREPGQTFAQWAHEASDEALQ; via the coding sequence ATCGACACCACCACCACGACGGCGCCCACCGGTGCCGGGACGGTGCGCGGCGCCCGCACCCGCACCAGCCGCGCGCCGCAGAAGCCGAATGCGCAGTGGAAGATCGACGGGACCACGCCGCAGAACCCTGTCGAGGCGTTCAAGCTCGAAGACGACGGACTCAACGTGCGCCGCCGTATCGAAGAGGTCTATGCCAAGCAGGGCTTCGACTCCATCGCCGGCGACGACCTGCACGGGCGCTTCCGCTGGTGGGGGCTGTACACGCAGCGCAAGCCCGGCATCGACGGCGGACGCACTGCCCAGCTCGAACCGCACGAGCTCGAAGACCGTTATTTCATGATGCGCATCCGCATCGACGGCGGTCAGTTGACCACCGAGCAGCTGCGGGTGATCGGTGGCATCTCGACCGAGTTCGCGCGCGATGTCGCCGATGTCACCGACCGACAGAACGTGCAGCTTCACTGGGTGCGCATCGAAGACGTGCCCGAGATCTGGCGCCGGCTCGAGGCCGTCGGCCTGCAGACGACCGAGGCGTGCGGCGATGTGCCTCGCGCGTTTCTCGCCTCTCCGGTGGCCGGCATCGCCGCCGATGAGCTCATCGACCCGACGCCGCAGCTGCGCGGCATCGTCGACACCTACATCGGCGACCCGAGCGTGTCGAACCTGCCGCGCAAATACAAGACCGCGATCACCGGGCACCCCAGCCAAGACGTCGTGCATGAGATCAACGACTGCTCGTTCGTGGCGGTCGAGCACCCCGAACTGGGCATCGGCTACGACCTGTGGGTGGGCGGGGCCCTGGCCGCCGTGCCGCGGCTGGGCGAGCGTCTGGGCGCCTTCGTGCCGCCCGAGCGCGTCGTCGAGGTCTGGTACGGCGTGACCCGCCTGTTCCGCGACTACGGCTACCGGCGACTGCGCAACAAGGCCCGCATGAAGTTCCTGCTGGCCGACTGGGGTCCCGAGAAGCTGCGGAACGTGCTCGAGACCGAATACCTCGACGCGCCGCTGCCCGACGGTCCCGCCGCGCCCGAGCCGGTCGGCGCGCCCGACCACGTGGGCGTGCACAAGCAGAAGGACGGCCGCTACTTCATCGGCGCCTCCACACTTGTCGGCCGGGTCTCGGGGTCGACGCTGACGGCGGTCGCCGAGCTCGCCGAGGCCAACGGGTCGCGCCGCGTGCGCACCACCGCGTTCCAGAAGATCCTCGTGCTCGACGTGCCCGAAGAGCGAGTGGACGCCGTCACCGCCGGGCTCGAAGAACTCGACCTGTCGGTGCATCCCAGCATGTTCCGCCGCGCGACCATGGCGTGCACGGGAATCGAGTTCTGCAAGCTCGCGATCGTGGAGACGAAGGTCAACGCCGCGCAGGCGATCACGCAGCTCGAGCAGCGCCTGGGCGACCTCGAGCCCGAGATCGGCCGCCCCATCACGCTGCATGTGAACGGCTGCCCCAACTCGTGCGCACGCATCCAGGTCGCCGACATCGGCTTGAAGGGGCAGCTGATCACCGACGCCGCCGGCAACCAGGTGCCCGGCTACCAGGTGCACCTGGGGGGAGGCCTGGCCACCGAGGGGCGTCCCGAGGCGGGCCTGGGCCGCACCGTGCGCGGCCTGAAGGTGCCCGCCGACGGCATCGCCGACTATGCCGAGCGCGTCATCCGCCGCTATCTCGCCGACCGCGAACCCGGCCAGACCTTCGCGCAGTGGGCGCACGAAGCCTCCGACGAGGCACTGCAGTGA
- a CDS encoding phosphoadenylyl-sulfate reductase, whose amino-acid sequence MSTATRTRDAAALQALAVAGRHALGDAPHGVAPDELPGPEATPTQVVAWVAENFPLRSVAVACSMADGALPHLVAQQLPGVDVLFLDTGYHFAETAFTRNEVAERLDVTVVDVRPELTIAQQTAAHGKDLFARDPNLCCAIRKVEPLHRALQGYDVWITGVRRDESPTRTDTPLITWDERNGLVKVNPVAAWSFDDLLDYATVHEVPVNPLVAQGYPSIGCAPCTRPVAAGEDPRAGRWAGLAKTECGLHL is encoded by the coding sequence GTGAGCACGGCCACGCGCACGCGGGATGCCGCGGCCTTGCAGGCGCTCGCCGTCGCCGGCCGGCACGCGCTCGGCGACGCGCCGCACGGTGTCGCCCCCGACGAGCTGCCCGGCCCCGAGGCCACACCCACGCAGGTGGTGGCGTGGGTGGCCGAGAACTTTCCGCTGCGCAGCGTCGCGGTCGCTTGCTCGATGGCCGACGGCGCGCTGCCGCACCTTGTCGCACAGCAGCTACCGGGCGTCGATGTGCTCTTCCTCGACACCGGCTATCACTTCGCCGAGACCGCCTTCACCCGCAACGAGGTCGCCGAGCGGCTCGATGTCACGGTCGTCGATGTGCGCCCCGAGCTCACCATCGCGCAGCAGACGGCCGCGCACGGCAAAGACCTCTTCGCCCGCGACCCCAACCTGTGCTGCGCGATCCGAAAGGTCGAGCCGCTGCACCGCGCGCTGCAGGGTTATGACGTGTGGATCACCGGTGTGCGCCGCGACGAAAGCCCCACCCGCACCGACACGCCCCTGATCACCTGGGACGAGCGCAACGGCCTGGTCAAGGTCAACCCGGTCGCCGCGTGGAGCTTCGACGACCTGCTCGACTACGCCACCGTGCACGAGGTGCCGGTCAATCCCCTCGTCGCCCAGGGCTACCCCTCGATCGGCTGCGCGCCCTGCACCCGCCCGGTCGCCGCCGGCGAAGACCCCCGGGCCGGCCGCTGGGCGGGCCTGGCCAAGACGGAATGCGGACTGCACTTATGA
- the cysD gene encoding sulfate adenylyltransferase subunit CysD gives MTLITSIDEFDDLDAPDAAAAASALDTLDLLEAEAIHIIREVVAEFARPVLLFSGGKDSALVLHLAAKAFFPARVPFPVLHVDTGHNFPEVLDFRDRTVARLGLDLRVAHVQDYIDDGRLTERADGTRNTLQTRPLLDAIAAGGHDAVFGGARRDEDKARAKERIISLRDEFGQWNPRNQRPELWSLYNGRHRPGEHVRAFPISNWTELDVWRYIARERIELAPLYYAHERAVFRRDGMWRAVGDSSQPRGDETVERRVVRYRTVGDMSCTGAVASDAADIAAVLDEVARSTITERGATRADDRISEAAMEDRKKDGYF, from the coding sequence ATGACCCTGATCACCTCGATCGACGAGTTCGACGACCTCGATGCGCCCGATGCCGCCGCTGCGGCATCGGCTCTGGACACCCTCGATCTGCTCGAGGCCGAAGCCATCCACATCATCCGCGAGGTCGTGGCCGAATTCGCCCGACCGGTGCTGCTGTTCTCGGGCGGCAAGGACTCGGCACTCGTGCTGCACCTGGCCGCCAAGGCGTTCTTCCCTGCGCGCGTGCCGTTTCCGGTGCTGCATGTGGACACGGGCCACAACTTTCCCGAAGTGCTCGATTTTCGCGACCGCACGGTGGCACGACTCGGTCTCGACCTGCGTGTCGCACACGTGCAGGACTACATCGACGACGGCCGCCTGACCGAGCGCGCCGACGGCACGCGCAACACGTTGCAGACCCGGCCGCTGCTGGATGCCATCGCCGCGGGAGGGCATGACGCCGTCTTCGGTGGCGCGCGCCGCGACGAAGACAAGGCACGCGCCAAGGAGCGCATCATCTCGCTGCGCGACGAGTTCGGGCAGTGGAACCCCCGCAACCAGCGCCCCGAGCTGTGGAGCCTGTACAACGGACGGCACCGGCCCGGCGAGCACGTGCGGGCCTTTCCGATCTCGAACTGGACCGAGCTCGACGTGTGGCGGTACATCGCCAGGGAACGCATCGAGCTGGCACCGCTGTACTACGCCCACGAGCGCGCGGTGTTCCGCCGCGACGGCATGTGGCGGGCGGTCGGCGACAGCTCACAGCCCCGCGGCGACGAGACCGTCGAGCGCCGCGTCGTGCGCTACCGCACCGTGGGCGACATGAGCTGCACCGGGGCGGTGGCCTCTGACGCCGCCGATATCGCCGCGGTCCTCGACGAAGTGGCGCGCTCGACCATCACCGAGCGCGGCGCGACCCGCGCCGATGACCGCATCAGCGAGGCCGCCATGGAAGACCGCAAGAAGGACGGGTACTTCTGA
- a CDS encoding sulfate adenylyltransferase subunit 1 produces MTANTLFRFATAGSVDDGKSTLVGRLLHDAKAILADQLEQVTRTSRDRGFALGEFDFALLTDGLRAEREQGITIDVAYRYFATDRRTFILADCPGHVQYTRNMVTGSATADAVVLLVDARKGVLEQTRRHLAVVALLRVPHIVIAVNKIDLIGFDEPTFTQVAQQARDAAAALGRDDVHVVPVSALEGDNIVARSARTPWYEGPTLVELLEALPSTSAEADQRRFRLPVQFVLRPQGALATELADRADDYRDYRGFAGRVAEGSVRVGERVRLLPGTATTQVTGIQVAGRAASEARAPQSVTLTLADELDAPRGTVITTDGAPATRRDALVEVFQLDERPLQVGDRVLAKHGTATVQARVDEIVSRRDLDTLGHEPASALQANDIGRVRLRFAAELPLEPYAISRESGSLILIHPDDGATLAAVTVLADERAR; encoded by the coding sequence ATGACTGCGAACACCCTCTTCCGGTTCGCGACGGCCGGCTCGGTCGACGACGGCAAATCGACCCTGGTCGGCCGGCTGCTGCATGATGCCAAGGCCATCCTCGCCGACCAGCTCGAGCAGGTCACCCGCACCTCGCGCGACCGCGGCTTCGCCCTGGGCGAGTTCGACTTCGCGCTGCTCACCGACGGGCTGCGCGCCGAGCGCGAGCAGGGCATCACCATCGACGTGGCCTACCGCTATTTCGCGACCGATCGGCGCACCTTCATCCTCGCCGACTGCCCCGGGCACGTGCAGTACACCCGCAACATGGTGACGGGTTCGGCCACCGCCGACGCCGTGGTGCTCCTGGTCGATGCGCGCAAGGGAGTGCTCGAGCAGACCCGCCGGCACCTGGCGGTGGTCGCGCTGCTGCGCGTGCCGCACATCGTCATCGCGGTGAACAAGATCGACCTGATCGGGTTCGACGAGCCGACATTCACCCAGGTGGCACAGCAGGCGAGGGATGCCGCCGCCGCGCTGGGCCGCGACGATGTGCACGTGGTCCCGGTCTCGGCGCTGGAGGGCGACAACATCGTGGCCCGGTCCGCGCGCACGCCCTGGTACGAGGGCCCGACGCTGGTCGAACTTCTCGAGGCACTGCCGTCGACCTCGGCAGAGGCCGACCAACGCCGCTTTCGACTGCCGGTGCAGTTCGTGCTGCGCCCGCAGGGCGCGCTTGCCACCGAGTTGGCCGACCGCGCCGACGACTACCGCGACTACCGCGGCTTCGCCGGGCGCGTCGCCGAGGGCAGCGTGCGCGTGGGGGAGCGCGTGCGCCTGCTGCCGGGCACCGCCACGACGCAGGTCACCGGCATCCAGGTCGCCGGGCGGGCGGCATCCGAAGCCCGTGCCCCGCAGTCGGTCACCCTCACCCTCGCCGACGAGCTCGACGCGCCGCGCGGCACCGTGATCACCACCGATGGCGCGCCGGCCACCCGTCGCGACGCGCTCGTCGAGGTCTTCCAGCTCGACGAGCGGCCCCTGCAGGTCGGCGACCGGGTGCTGGCCAAGCACGGCACCGCGACGGTGCAGGCGCGTGTGGACGAGATAGTGTCGCGGCGCGACCTCGACACCCTGGGACACGAGCCGGCCTCGGCACTGCAGGCCAACGACATCGGACGAGTGCGGCTGCGCTTCGCCGCCGAGTTACCGCTCGAACCGTATGCGATCAGCCGGGAGAGCGGTTCGCTCATCCTCATTCACCCCGATGACGGCGCCACGCTGGCAGCCGTCACCGTTCTCGCCGACGAGCGCGCACGATGA
- the cobA gene encoding uroporphyrinogen-III C-methyltransferase, producing MSGRVDLVGAGPGDAGLLTLRGLRLLREADVIIADRLGARQVLDELITAGEPITAQIVDVGKLPGHHAVPQHVINDMLVNFARAGARVVRLKGGDPFVLGRGREEQLHCVAAGVEVSVVSGVTSAVSVPAVAGIPLTHRGIATGFSVVSGHDQIETVPGGRDHTVVLLMGIGTLAHSAHVLAQGERGGACPVAIVEDGYGPAERVTIGTLATIVYDAAARQVRNPAVVVIGDVVRLAHAATDRLAAPAAAAAS from the coding sequence ATGAGCGGACGCGTCGATCTCGTCGGGGCCGGGCCCGGCGACGCCGGGCTGCTGACCCTGCGCGGGCTGCGCCTGCTACGAGAAGCCGACGTCATCATCGCCGACCGCCTGGGGGCACGGCAGGTGCTCGACGAGCTCATCACCGCCGGTGAGCCGATCACCGCGCAGATCGTCGATGTCGGCAAACTGCCCGGTCACCATGCGGTGCCGCAGCATGTGATCAACGATATGCTCGTGAACTTCGCGCGGGCCGGCGCCCGCGTGGTGCGCCTGAAGGGCGGCGACCCGTTCGTGCTGGGCCGGGGACGCGAAGAGCAGCTGCACTGTGTGGCCGCCGGCGTTGAGGTGTCGGTCGTGTCGGGGGTGACCAGCGCGGTGTCGGTGCCGGCCGTGGCCGGCATTCCGCTCACCCATCGCGGCATCGCCACCGGGTTCAGCGTGGTGAGTGGGCACGATCAGATCGAGACGGTGCCCGGCGGGCGCGACCACACCGTGGTGCTGCTGATGGGCATCGGCACGCTCGCCCACTCCGCCCACGTTCTCGCACAGGGCGAGCGCGGCGGCGCCTGCCCCGTCGCAATCGTCGAAGATGGGTATGGGCCCGCCGAGCGGGTGACCATCGGCACCTTGGCCACCATCGTGTACGACGCAGCCGCTCGGCAGGTTCGCAACCCCGCTGTCGTGGTGATCGGCGATGTCGTGCGTCTCGCACACGCCGCCACCGACCGTCTCGCCGCACCCGCGGCGGCCGCGGCATCCTGA